Proteins from a single region of Sebastes umbrosus isolate fSebUmb1 chromosome 8, fSebUmb1.pri, whole genome shotgun sequence:
- the LOC119492360 gene encoding natterin-3-like, with amino-acid sequence MARQVTLEESNLKWETFKGSIPNGAVSIYNDYENRTDYVAKYEDQPGFFCPDLDSYCHYSRAGKELRSSTFEILVNKDDFESLEWKGGSHGSVPANAVYASHNERHVGKNQYGLGKVHARYENFYHAWRGKEYEYKDYQVLTFNPDVTSEHICDVKYKTNPTIIKHPPEILTKSKITNNSNQPVTQTVTLSYENKVEQRWDTSFSMKTGVTTRITAGIPSIASADVEFSVVTTLESTEGTTHTKSTTHSVAVECKVPPKHDCSVSMVGYRYRADIPYTARLKRTYRNGGTRSTSITGTYKGVSVGEVWTEVDPCQPL; translated from the exons ATGGCTAGACAAG TGACCCTTGAAGAATCCAACCTGAAATGGGAGACCTTTAAAGGCTCTATCCCCAACGGAGCGGTTTCAATCTACAACGATTACGAAAACCGCACCGACTACGTTGCCAAATATGAGGACCAGCCCGGCTTCTTCTGCCCTGACCTGGATTCTTACTGCCACTACTCCCGTGCAGGCAAAGAGCTTCGTAGCTCCACATTTGAGATCCTGGTGAACAAAGACGACTTTGAGTCTTTGGAATGGAAAGGTGGCTCCCACGGTTCAGTGCCTGCAAATGCAGTATACGCCTCCCACAATGAAAGGCATGTTGGGAAGAACCAGTATGGTCTTGGGAAGGTACATGCTAGATATGAGAACTTCTACCATGCCTGGAGAGGTAAAGAGTATGAATACAAGGACTACCAGGTTCTGACCTTTAACCCAGATGTAACCAGCGAGCACATATGTGATGTCAAGTATAAAACTAATCCTACGATCATTAAGCATCCTCCAGAGATCTTGACCAAGTCTAAAATCACCAACAATAGCAACCAGCCAGTGACACAGACTGTCACCCTCTCATACGAAAACAAAGTGGAGCAAAGGTGGGACACCAGCTTTTCTATGAAAACGGGCGTCACGACTAGAATCACTGCTGGAATCCCAAGTATTGCCTCTGCAGATGTTGAGTTTAGCGTGGTGACAACCCTCGAGTCCACGGAGGGGACCACTCATACCAAGTCAACCACCCACTCTGTTGCTGTTGAGTGCAAAGTCCCACCAAAGCACGACTGCAGTGTCAGTATGGTGGGGTATAGGTACAGGGCAGACATCCCTTACACTGCACGCCTCAAACGCACCTACAGGAACGGGGGGACCAGGTCGACGTCCATCACCGGGACCTACAAAGGCGTCAGCGTGGGAGAAGTCTGGACTGAGGTGGATCCCTGTCAACCTCTGTAG